One window of Candidatus Methylocalor cossyra genomic DNA carries:
- a CDS encoding RNA polymerase sigma factor encodes MSQPSPVHAAVEAVYRAESRRVLATLIRLLGDFDLAEEALQEAVQAALEQWPREGIPHNPRAWLVSTGRFKGIDALRRRSRLAPLEESPEASDALAEPVAEDEEALEDDQLRLIFTCCHPALAPEAQVALTLREVCGLTTEAVARAFLIPAPTLAQRIVRAKAKIRTARIPYQVPSPVELPDRLDSVLRVIYLVFNEGYAAATGAALIRPELAEEAIRLGRLLLALLPEPEVAGLLALMLLHDARRAARLSPQGDLILLEEQDRRLWDRAQIAEGLRWVEWALRARGYGTYTLQAAIAAVHAEAPSSAATDWAQIVALYDLLLGIEPSPVVELNRAVAVAMRDGPEVGLALVEGLLSAGALSNYPLAHAARADLCRRLGRREEARDAYRRALALTQPAAERRFLEQRLRELGT; translated from the coding sequence ATGAGCCAACCGAGCCCCGTCCATGCCGCCGTGGAGGCGGTATATCGCGCCGAATCGCGCCGCGTTCTCGCCACCTTAATCCGGCTCCTAGGCGACTTCGATCTCGCCGAGGAGGCGCTGCAGGAAGCCGTGCAAGCCGCCCTGGAGCAATGGCCGCGGGAGGGAATACCGCATAACCCGCGGGCCTGGCTGGTCTCCACTGGCCGTTTCAAGGGCATCGATGCCCTGCGCCGGCGCTCGCGCTTGGCGCCCCTGGAGGAGTCCCCGGAGGCGAGCGACGCGTTGGCCGAACCCGTCGCTGAAGATGAGGAGGCACTGGAAGATGACCAGCTGCGTCTCATCTTTACCTGCTGCCATCCAGCGCTCGCCCCCGAGGCCCAGGTGGCCCTTACCCTGCGCGAAGTCTGCGGCCTTACCACCGAAGCCGTGGCCCGGGCCTTCCTGATCCCCGCCCCGACCCTGGCGCAACGCATCGTGCGGGCCAAGGCGAAGATTCGCACGGCGCGGATCCCCTACCAAGTGCCCTCGCCGGTCGAGCTGCCCGATCGGCTGGACAGCGTGCTGCGGGTCATCTATCTGGTGTTCAACGAAGGTTATGCCGCGGCGACCGGCGCGGCCCTGATCCGGCCCGAGCTGGCGGAGGAGGCGATCCGCCTGGGCCGGCTGCTGTTGGCGCTGTTGCCGGAACCGGAAGTGGCGGGCCTTTTGGCCCTGATGCTGTTGCACGACGCCCGACGCGCCGCCCGGTTGTCCCCCCAAGGGGATCTGATCCTGCTGGAGGAACAGGACCGCCGGCTTTGGGACCGCGCCCAGATCGCCGAAGGCCTCCGATGGGTGGAATGGGCCCTGCGTGCGCGCGGCTACGGCACCTATACCCTGCAGGCTGCCATCGCCGCGGTGCATGCCGAGGCACCGAGCAGCGCCGCCACCGATTGGGCCCAAATCGTCGCGCTCTACGATCTCCTGTTGGGCATCGAGCCCTCGCCCGTGGTGGAACTCAACCGGGCCGTCGCGGTGGCCATGCGCGATGGGCCGGAGGTGGGATTGGCGCTGGTGGAGGGCTTGCTGAGCGCCGGCGCGCTTTCCAACTACCCCTTGGCCCATGCGGCCCGAGCGGACTTGTGCCGGCGCCTGGGACGTCGGGAGGAGGCCCGCGATGCCTACCGGCGGGCGCTTGCCCTGACGCAGCCGGCGGCGGAGCGCCGTTTCCTGGAACAACGCCTGCGGGAGTTGGGTACCTGA
- a CDS encoding YciI family protein — MKYLLLIYAQEGCLSEAERDACYAESKQLIGELKAAGQYLGANPLHPTPLATSVRVRAGKCLVTDGPFAETREQLGGYFLVQAENLDQAIGIAARIPMARKGTVEIRPVIELPDLTSA, encoded by the coding sequence ATGAAGTATCTGCTGCTGATCTACGCCCAAGAAGGCTGCCTGAGCGAGGCCGAGCGGGACGCCTGCTACGCCGAGTCCAAGCAGTTGATCGGCGAGCTTAAGGCCGCTGGCCAGTATCTCGGTGCCAATCCCCTGCATCCCACCCCGCTGGCGACCAGTGTCCGGGTACGGGCCGGCAAGTGTCTGGTGACCGATGGCCCGTTCGCCGAGACCCGGGAGCAGCTGGGCGGCTATTTTCTCGTCCAGGCCGAGAACCTGGACCAGGCAATTGGGATCGCCGCTCGCATTCCCATGGCTCGAAAGGGCACCGTGGAGATCCGGCCGGTCATCGAACTGCCGGATCTCACCTCCGCTTGA
- a CDS encoding DUF1345 domain-containing protein: MGGLIRSLNRTTSRRLAGSAAAGVVLLFASPFPVLVETRLLAAWDVFTVTFLVFTYARILRASPDTTGRDAKNQDQSGPVILMLVVVAASTSLFAIGFMLGHREGLPLEARALFLLLATVAVAGSWLMTHTMFALHYAHRYYGDRYEPFGVVDEGLAFPGGDPPDYMDFVYFAFVIGMTAQVSDVAVTSRAMRHLVWLHSLLSFAFYTGILALAINVLADLL; this comes from the coding sequence ATGGGCGGGCTGATCCGGTCGCTCAACCGCACCACCAGCCGCCGCCTGGCTGGGTCGGCAGCAGCAGGTGTCGTGCTGTTGTTCGCCTCGCCCTTCCCTGTCCTCGTGGAAACCCGTTTGCTCGCGGCCTGGGACGTTTTCACGGTGACTTTCCTAGTCTTCACCTATGCCCGAATCCTGAGGGCCAGCCCCGACACCACCGGCCGCGACGCTAAGAACCAGGACCAAAGTGGGCCCGTCATCCTGATGCTGGTGGTGGTTGCCGCCAGCACCAGCCTATTCGCCATCGGCTTCATGTTGGGTCACCGGGAGGGCCTGCCCTTGGAAGCGCGGGCTTTGTTCCTGCTGCTGGCCACTGTGGCGGTGGCGGGCTCCTGGCTGATGACCCACACCATGTTTGCCCTCCATTACGCCCACCGGTACTATGGCGATCGCTACGAACCTTTCGGCGTGGTGGACGAGGGCCTAGCGTTTCCGGGGGGCGATCCCCCGGATTACATGGATTTTGTCTACTTCGCCTTCGTGATCGGCATGACCGCCCAGGTGTCGGACGTTGCGGTCACGTCCCGCGCCATGCGCCACCTGGTGTGGCTGCACAGCCTCTTATCCTTCGCCTTTTACACCGGGATCCTCGCCCTGGCCATCAACGTGCTGGCGGACCTCCTGTGA
- a CDS encoding C39 family peptidase, producing MLLSTLSVSGLVPVKSWKTLRDPRVVKQDFDYSCGAASLATLLNEHYGQNVTEEQLLKAMDKGDGRASFADMARALRQFGFKAQGFAASWEQLVKLKMPVIVYVKYRKDDHFTVLRGISGDTVWLADPSLGNRTFSRQQFLDMWETRVDKADPELAGKFLAVLPAGARIKSTEDFFTKAPVRQSNPAVEQLAFRVLP from the coding sequence GTGCTTCTGTCCACCCTCTCGGTCAGCGGCTTAGTGCCTGTCAAAAGCTGGAAAACCCTGCGCGACCCGCGCGTAGTCAAGCAAGACTTCGATTATTCCTGCGGCGCGGCATCCCTCGCCACACTGCTCAACGAACACTACGGTCAAAACGTCACCGAAGAGCAGCTACTCAAGGCGATGGACAAGGGCGACGGGCGTGCTAGTTTCGCCGACATGGCTCGTGCCCTGCGCCAGTTTGGCTTCAAAGCCCAGGGTTTTGCGGCCAGTTGGGAGCAACTCGTCAAACTGAAAATGCCGGTGATCGTCTATGTCAAGTACCGCAAGGACGATCATTTCACCGTGCTGCGCGGTATTAGCGGGGACACCGTTTGGCTGGCCGACCCCTCCTTGGGTAACCGAACGTTCAGCCGACAGCAGTTCCTGGACATGTGGGAGACTCGGGTGGACAAAGCCGACCCGGAACTGGCGGGCAAGTTTCTAGCGGTGTTGCCGGCCGGGGCACGCATCAAGTCCACCGAGGACTTTTTCACCAAAGCTCCCGTGCGTCAAAGTAACCCGGCGGTGGAGCAGCTGGCTTTCCGGGTCTTGCCCTGA